A stretch of Gemmobacter fulvus DNA encodes these proteins:
- a CDS encoding monovalent cation:proton antiporter-2 (CPA2) family protein, with translation MESFLLQASLYLGAAVLIVPLTVRAGLGSVLGYLAAGLVLGPALGLAGSETHDLQHFAEFGVVMMLFLIGLELEPRTLWDMRHRLLGLGGLQVVLTALLIAGLLMAMRESWQVALTLGLLLSLSSTAIVVQTLSEKNLLRSGGGRSAFAVLLSQDMAVVPMLALIPLMAARATPQPAAEGAAEPLLSLVQSQPGWVVTGLTLGSVLAIVLAGHFLSRPVFRFVHASRLPEMSTFISLLMVLGIAFLMILVGLSPALGTFIAGVVLANSEFRHQIEADIKPFKGILLGVFFMTVGVSMDVSLLLAQPLRIVALTLALIAAKALVLYALALAFRLKGRDRMLFTLSLAQAGEFGFLIVSFAVTQGILPDAQAQRALLVISLSMLLTPLLFILYGRLAHHHASRISDAPPDEIDETGPVIIAGIGRFGQVVNRLARSAGLTTVVLDADAAAIDRMRRFGVKGYFGDPSRPELLQAAGLAEAQVLVVAVDDPANAIRIIQFARKSRPDLHIVARARDRVHTYELYQAGANDIVRETFDSSVRAGRYVLENMGFTEYEAAKLSQIYYKMDRAAMRDLAALWVPGQPTHLNAAYIARARQLDADLQTALLDDQDELRAPKAAE, from the coding sequence ATGGAAAGCTTTCTGCTGCAAGCCTCGCTTTATCTTGGCGCTGCGGTCCTGATCGTGCCGTTGACGGTGCGCGCAGGGCTGGGTTCGGTGCTGGGCTATCTGGCGGCGGGGCTGGTGCTTGGCCCGGCGCTGGGGCTGGCCGGATCCGAAACCCATGATCTTCAGCATTTTGCCGAATTCGGCGTGGTGATGATGCTGTTCCTGATCGGGCTGGAGCTGGAGCCACGCACCCTGTGGGACATGCGGCACCGGCTGCTGGGGCTTGGGGGCTTGCAGGTGGTGCTGACTGCGCTGCTGATCGCCGGCTTGCTGATGGCGATGCGGGAAAGCTGGCAGGTGGCGCTGACACTGGGCCTGCTGCTGTCGCTCTCCTCCACTGCCATTGTGGTGCAAACGCTGTCTGAAAAGAACCTGTTGCGCAGTGGCGGGGGCCGCTCTGCCTTTGCGGTGCTGCTGTCGCAGGACATGGCCGTGGTGCCCATGCTGGCGCTGATACCTCTGATGGCGGCGCGGGCCACGCCACAGCCCGCTGCCGAAGGCGCGGCAGAGCCGCTGCTGTCGCTGGTGCAATCGCAGCCCGGCTGGGTGGTCACCGGCCTCACGCTGGGCAGCGTGCTGGCAATTGTGCTGGCCGGGCATTTCCTGTCGCGCCCGGTGTTCCGCTTTGTCCATGCTTCGCGCCTGCCGGAAATGAGCACGTTCATTTCGTTGCTGATGGTGCTGGGCATTGCCTTTCTGATGATCCTCGTTGGCCTTTCGCCTGCGCTTGGCACCTTCATTGCCGGGGTCGTGCTGGCCAATTCGGAGTTTCGCCACCAGATCGAGGCGGATATCAAACCGTTCAAGGGCATCCTGCTCGGCGTGTTTTTCATGACCGTTGGGGTCAGCATGGATGTCTCGCTGCTGCTGGCGCAGCCGCTGCGCATTGTCGCGCTGACCCTCGCGCTGATCGCCGCCAAGGCGCTGGTGCTGTATGCGCTGGCGCTGGCGTTCCGGTTGAAAGGCCGCGACCGCATGCTGTTCACCCTGTCACTGGCACAGGCGGGCGAGTTCGGCTTTCTGATTGTCAGCTTTGCCGTGACACAAGGCATCCTGCCAGACGCGCAGGCGCAGCGGGCTTTGCTGGTCATCAGCCTGTCCATGCTGCTGACGCCGCTGCTGTTCATCCTTTATGGCAGGCTTGCCCATCACCATGCCAGCCGCATCAGCGATGCCCCGCCGGACGAGATCGACGAGACCGGCCCGGTGATCATTGCCGGGATCGGGCGCTTTGGTCAGGTGGTGAACCGGCTGGCACGCTCTGCCGGGCTGACGACGGTGGTGCTGGATGCCGATGCCGCCGCAATCGACCGGATGCGCCGCTTTGGCGTGAAGGGCTATTTCGGCGATCCCTCGCGCCCCGAGCTGTTGCAGGCCGCCGGGCTGGCCGAGGCGCAGGTGCTGGTGGTGGCGGTGGACGATCCGGCCAATGCCATCCGCATCATCCAGTTTGCCCGCAAGTCCCGGCCCGATCTGCATATTGTCGCCCGCGCCCGCGACCGGGTTCACACCTATGAGCTGTATCAGGCGGGCGCGAATGACATCGTGCGCGAAACTTTTGACAGTTCGGTGCGCGCCGGGCGTTATGTGCTGGAAAACATGGGCTTCACCGAATACGAGGCCGCCAAGCTCAGCCAGATCTATTACAAGATGGACCGCGCGGCGATGCGGGATCTGGCGGCGCTCTGGGTGCCGGGCCAGCCCACGCATCTGAACGCGGCCTATATTGCCCGCGCCCGGCAGCTTGACGCCGATCTGCAAACCGCGCTGCTGGACGATCAGGATGAATTGCGCGCGCCAAAGGCTGCCGAATAG
- the cobT gene encoding nicotinate-nucleotide--dimethylbenzimidazole phosphoribosyltransferase: MPAPFSTLSDFRALLQALPRPDAEAEAAARARNGQLTKPPGALGRLEDLAIWYAGWRGVARPSLLRPQVIVFAGNHGVTARGVSAFPAEVTVQMVANFRAGGAAVNQLAKAFGASMSVHELELERPTADFTTAPAMSEAELLAALAVGWQAVDVEADLLVVGEMGIGNTTPAAAMACALFGGTAGEWTGRGTGVDDAGLALKTQVVAEGLARHPSRDPLEVLRCLGGREIAAMAGAIARAHAERIPVILDGFICTAAAAVLALSASGALDHCVAGHASAEGAHRALLSKLGKAPLLDLGLRLGEGSGAALAIGVLKGAIACHSGMATFAEAGVSDG, from the coding sequence ATGCCTGCGCCTTTCTCTACGTTGTCCGACTTTCGCGCGCTGTTGCAGGCGCTGCCGCGACCCGATGCCGAAGCCGAGGCCGCGGCCCGCGCGCGCAATGGGCAATTGACCAAACCGCCCGGTGCCCTGGGACGGCTGGAGGATCTGGCGATCTGGTATGCGGGCTGGCGGGGCGTGGCGCGGCCGAGCCTCCTGCGGCCTCAGGTCATCGTGTTTGCGGGCAATCATGGGGTGACGGCGCGCGGCGTGTCGGCCTTTCCGGCCGAGGTCACGGTGCAGATGGTTGCCAATTTCCGCGCAGGCGGGGCGGCGGTCAATCAACTGGCCAAGGCCTTTGGGGCCAGCATGTCGGTGCATGAGCTGGAGCTGGAGCGCCCGACCGCAGATTTCACCACCGCCCCGGCGATGAGCGAGGCAGAGCTGCTGGCGGCGCTGGCCGTGGGCTGGCAGGCGGTGGATGTTGAGGCCGATCTGCTGGTGGTGGGTGAAATGGGCATTGGCAACACCACGCCCGCAGCCGCCATGGCCTGTGCGCTGTTCGGCGGCACGGCGGGTGAATGGACGGGGCGGGGCACCGGGGTCGATGACGCGGGGCTGGCGCTCAAGACCCAGGTTGTGGCCGAAGGGCTGGCCCGCCACCCCTCGCGCGACCCACTGGAAGTGCTGCGCTGCCTTGGCGGGCGCGAGATTGCCGCGATGGCGGGGGCCATTGCCCGCGCCCATGCCGAGCGGATTCCGGTGATTCTGGATGGGTTTATCTGCACGGCGGCGGCAGCGGTTCTGGCGCTGTCGGCCTCGGGGGCGCTGGATCATTGCGTGGCGGGCCATGCCAGTGCCGAAGGCGCGCATCGGGCGCTGCTGTCCAAGCTTGGCAAGGCGCCGCTGCTGGATCTGGGGCTGCGGCTGGGCGAAGGCTCTGGTGCTGCGCTGGCCATCGGTGTGCTGAAAGGGGCGATTGCCTGCCATTCCGGCATGGCCACCTTTGCCGAGGCCGGGGTGTCTGACGGCTGA
- a CDS encoding adenosylcobinamide-GDP ribazoletransferase, producing MRNTDSGDRLSQLLDDLRAAFALLSRLPLPPPRHFATPPAVWAWPLAGLGMGALSTAAALLALVVGLGPGLAAALALACAALTTGAMHEDGLADTADGLWGGWEKARRLEIMKDSHIGTYGVMALLLTTLARWSAVAALLAAGHWPVLLAIAALSRAPMAVLLALLPNARGQGLSHSVGRPTARAAALSCAVALIGAGLCTGTVALPMALAVAGSSLILARVAVAKIGGQTGDILGASQQLAELAALATATALLIPA from the coding sequence ATGCGCAACACCGACTCCGGCGACAGGCTGTCGCAGTTGCTGGACGATCTGCGCGCGGCCTTTGCCCTGCTCAGCCGCCTGCCACTGCCGCCGCCCCGCCATTTTGCCACCCCGCCTGCGGTCTGGGCCTGGCCGCTGGCCGGGCTTGGTATGGGCGCCCTGTCGACCGCCGCTGCCCTGCTAGCGCTGGTCGTCGGCCTTGGCCCCGGCCTTGCCGCAGCGCTTGCGCTGGCCTGTGCGGCGTTGACCACCGGGGCGATGCACGAAGACGGGCTGGCCGATACGGCGGATGGCCTCTGGGGCGGCTGGGAGAAGGCGCGGCGGCTGGAGATCATGAAGGACAGCCATATCGGCACCTATGGCGTCATGGCGCTGCTGCTGACCACGCTGGCGCGCTGGTCTGCCGTGGCGGCCCTTCTGGCGGCGGGGCATTGGCCAGTGCTGCTGGCGATCGCCGCCCTCAGCCGTGCGCCGATGGCGGTGCTGCTGGCGTTGCTGCCCAATGCGCGCGGCCAAGGCCTGTCGCACAGCGTGGGCCGCCCGACGGCGCGCGCCGCTGCGCTGAGCTGCGCTGTGGCCCTGATTGGTGCCGGGCTTTGCACCGGCACGGTGGCCCTGCCGATGGCGCTGGCGGTGGCGGGCAGCAGCCTGATCCTGGCGCGGGTGGCGGTGGCCAAGATCGGCGGGCAGACCGGCGATATTCTGGGCGCGTCACAACAGCTTGCAGAGCTGGCGGCGCTGGCAACCGCCACGGCCCTGCTCATCCCGGCATGA
- a CDS encoding CarD family transcriptional regulator, whose translation MTKTKKPDFRPNEFVVYPAHGVGKIISIEEQEIAGLHLELFVISFEKDKMTLRVPTHKATEIGMRQLSTPDVVNKALDTLKGKARVKRAMWSRRAQEYEQKINSGDLLSIAEVVRDLHRTDDQREQSYSERQLYEAALERLTREVAAVSGADEAQAQKTVDSVLTSRAA comes from the coding sequence ATGACCAAGACCAAAAAGCCTGACTTTCGCCCGAACGAGTTCGTTGTCTATCCGGCCCATGGCGTGGGCAAGATCATCTCGATCGAAGAGCAGGAGATTGCCGGGCTGCATCTCGAACTCTTTGTCATCTCGTTCGAGAAGGACAAGATGACCCTGCGGGTGCCGACGCACAAGGCGACGGAAATCGGGATGCGTCAGTTGTCCACCCCGGATGTCGTGAACAAGGCGCTGGATACCCTGAAGGGCAAGGCCCGCGTCAAACGGGCGATGTGGTCGCGCCGCGCGCAGGAATATGAACAGAAGATCAACTCGGGCGATCTTCTGTCGATTGCCGAAGTGGTGCGCGACCTGCACCGCACCGACGATCAGCGCGAACAAAGCTATTCCGAGCGTCAGCTGTATGAAGCGGCGCTGGAACGCCTGACCCGCGAAGTCGCGGCGGTTTCGGGCGCGGATGAAGCGCAGGCGCAGAAAACCGTTGATTCGGTGCTGACTTCGCGCGCCGCCTGA
- the fdxA gene encoding ferredoxin FdxA yields the protein MTYVVTDNCIACKYTDCVEVCPVDCFYEGENTLVIHPDECIDCGVCEPECPADAIRPDTEPDMDKWVEFNRKYAELWPVITQKRDPLPEATERDGEKDKLTKYFSENPGEGS from the coding sequence ATGACCTATGTCGTGACCGACAACTGCATCGCCTGCAAATATACCGATTGCGTCGAAGTATGCCCGGTGGACTGCTTCTACGAGGGCGAAAACACGCTGGTCATTCATCCTGATGAATGTATCGACTGCGGCGTGTGCGAACCGGAATGCCCCGCCGATGCCATCCGCCCGGACACCGAGCCGGATATGGACAAATGGGTGGAGTTCAATCGCAAATATGCCGAACTCTGGCCGGTGATCACCCAAAAGCGCGATCCGCTGCCCGAGGCGACCGAGCGCGATGGCGAAAAAGACAAGCTGACGAAATACTTTTCCGAAAATCCCGGTGAAGGCAGCTGA
- a CDS encoding RNA-binding S4 domain-containing protein, with the protein MLDRQMAGQAAPARATIRLDKWLWQARFFKSRRMAIEEIAEGHVRLNGNRMMKPGHSVGAGDTLTFPLDGRIRVIRVLDVGTRRGPSAEALRLYRDLDAPEGNASPLE; encoded by the coding sequence ATGCTGGATCGTCAGATGGCCGGGCAGGCCGCCCCTGCCCGCGCCACCATCCGACTGGACAAATGGCTGTGGCAGGCGCGGTTTTTCAAATCGCGCCGCATGGCGATTGAAGAGATTGCCGAAGGCCATGTGCGGCTGAACGGCAATCGCATGATGAAGCCGGGCCATTCGGTCGGGGCAGGGGATACACTTACCTTTCCGCTGGATGGCCGGATCCGGGTGATCCGGGTGCTGGATGTCGGCACGCGGCGCGGCCCCTCGGCCGAGGCCCTGCGGCTCTATCGTGATCTGGATGCGCCAGAAGGCAACGCTTCGCCGCTTGAATGA
- a CDS encoding helicase-related protein — protein sequence MAAQGRVTAVLGPTNTGKTHYAIDRMLGHRTGVIGFPLRLLAREVYDRIVKARGPSVVALVTGEERIVPERTQYWVCTVEAMPQEIGADFVAIDEIQLCGDPDRGHVFTDRLLRARGLLETMFLGSDSMRPAIAALVPGTQFVRRERFSTLTYSGSKKISRMPARSAIVGFSVDEVYAIAELIRRQKGGCAVVMGALSPRTRNAQVALYQNGDVDYLVATDAIGMGLNLDIKHVAFSATHKFDGRRMRPLFPHELGQIAGRAGRHLEPGTFGVTGDTAPLDEDLVSAIEEHRFAPVRKLMWRNEQLEFGSVPRLIASLEASTENEWLTRTRESDDLEALKALSDLPELRGRLGSPQAVRLLWDVCRIPDFRNTGGGDHVQLLQRIFGFLQDGRVPADWLARAIARIDRSDGDIDAISKRLAYIRTWTYVAQRKGWVDDESHWRDETRAVEDRLSDALHARLTQRFVDRRTSVLMRRLKQKESLVAEVNDKGDVMVEGEFVGRLEGFRFRQDASASGEEARVMRQAAVQALRPEFHLRADKFYNAPDTEMDFTEQGGLMWGGTAVGKLIAGSEALKPAVEPFVDEDAGPEVFEKVRRRLQHFIDRKIAAHFEPLLALGRDETLQGLARGFAFRLAEGLGIVTRESVADDVKALDQDARSALRKHGVRFGQYTIFMPLLLKPAPTRLRLVLWSLAHGLQEFPESPPPGLVTIPNIPDVPKDHYTLAGYRPAGARAIRIDMLERLADLLRAKDSRAGFEATPDMLSITGMTLEQFADLMAGLGYKGDKAERVKQRLVEPPKLAEGEVPAPIPEEVSVLAPPPVDEAAVADETAPAPEMESFYTFTWAPRPRGGEGRGPRREGAPRDGQGNRGPRPEGAPRNENRGERPNRSPRDAKPAEGGERPQGDRGPRPEGGKPRHEGKPRHDGGKPDHRGPKGGKPDRGGKDHGKGGKTYEARPPRSEKPIDPDNPFAALLALKGKV from the coding sequence ATGGCAGCGCAAGGACGGGTGACGGCGGTTCTCGGGCCGACGAACACCGGCAAAACTCATTACGCCATCGACAGGATGCTGGGGCACCGCACCGGGGTCATCGGCTTTCCGCTGCGTCTGCTGGCGCGCGAGGTCTATGACCGCATCGTGAAGGCGCGCGGCCCCTCGGTGGTGGCGCTGGTCACCGGCGAAGAGCGCATCGTGCCGGAGCGTACGCAATACTGGGTCTGCACCGTCGAGGCGATGCCGCAGGAAATCGGCGCGGATTTTGTGGCGATTGACGAAATCCAGCTCTGTGGCGACCCGGATCGCGGCCATGTCTTCACCGACCGGCTGTTGCGGGCGCGGGGCCTGCTGGAAACCATGTTTCTCGGCTCCGATTCCATGCGTCCGGCCATAGCCGCGCTGGTGCCCGGCACGCAATTCGTGCGGCGCGAGCGGTTTTCGACGCTGACCTATTCGGGATCGAAGAAGATCAGCCGGATGCCTGCGCGCTCGGCCATCGTCGGGTTTTCGGTGGATGAGGTTTACGCGATTGCCGAGCTGATCCGCCGTCAGAAGGGCGGCTGCGCCGTGGTGATGGGCGCGCTGTCGCCGCGCACCCGCAATGCGCAGGTGGCACTCTATCAGAATGGCGATGTGGATTATCTGGTGGCGACCGATGCCATCGGCATGGGCCTGAACCTTGACATCAAACATGTGGCCTTTTCGGCGACTCACAAATTTGACGGGCGGCGGATGCGCCCGCTGTTCCCGCATGAGCTGGGCCAGATCGCGGGCCGGGCGGGGCGGCATCTGGAACCGGGCACCTTTGGTGTGACCGGCGATACCGCGCCGCTGGACGAGGATCTGGTCTCTGCGATCGAGGAACATCGCTTTGCCCCGGTGCGCAAGCTGATGTGGCGCAACGAACAGCTGGAGTTCGGCTCGGTGCCGCGGCTGATTGCCTCGCTGGAGGCATCGACCGAAAACGAATGGCTGACCCGCACCCGCGAGTCGGATGATCTGGAGGCGCTCAAGGCGCTGTCCGATCTGCCGGAACTGCGGGGCCGTCTAGGCAGCCCGCAGGCGGTGCGGTTGCTGTGGGATGTGTGCCGCATTCCGGATTTTCGCAACACCGGCGGCGGCGACCATGTGCAGCTGTTGCAGCGGATCTTCGGCTTCTTGCAGGATGGGCGGGTGCCCGCCGACTGGCTGGCGCGGGCGATCGCGCGCATTGATCGCAGCGATGGGGATATTGACGCCATCTCGAAACGTCTGGCCTATATCCGCACATGGACCTACGTTGCGCAGCGCAAAGGCTGGGTTGACGACGAAAGCCATTGGCGCGACGAAACGCGCGCTGTAGAAGACCGACTGTCGGATGCGCTGCACGCACGTCTGACGCAACGATTTGTCGACCGGCGCACGTCTGTGCTGATGCGCCGGTTGAAACAGAAGGAGAGCCTTGTGGCTGAGGTGAATGACAAGGGTGACGTGATGGTCGAGGGCGAATTCGTCGGCCGTCTGGAGGGATTCCGCTTCCGTCAGGATGCTTCGGCCTCGGGCGAAGAGGCGCGGGTGATGCGGCAGGCTGCCGTTCAGGCGCTGCGTCCCGAATTCCATCTGCGGGCAGACAAGTTCTACAATGCCCCCGATACGGAAATGGATTTTACCGAACAGGGCGGCCTGATGTGGGGCGGCACGGCGGTGGGCAAGCTGATTGCCGGATCCGAGGCGCTGAAACCGGCGGTCGAACCTTTCGTCGATGAAGACGCCGGGCCGGAGGTGTTCGAAAAGGTGCGCCGCCGCCTGCAACACTTCATCGACCGTAAGATTGCTGCGCATTTCGAGCCGCTGCTGGCCCTGGGCCGCGACGAGACGTTGCAAGGTCTGGCGCGCGGTTTCGCGTTCCGTCTGGCCGAAGGTCTGGGCATCGTGACGCGCGAAAGCGTGGCCGATGATGTGAAAGCGCTGGATCAGGATGCGCGCTCGGCCCTGCGCAAGCATGGGGTGCGCTTCGGCCAGTATACGATCTTCATGCCGCTGCTGTTGAAACCCGCGCCGACCCGGCTGCGGCTGGTGCTGTGGTCGCTGGCGCATGGGTTGCAGGAATTCCCCGAAAGCCCGCCTCCGGGCCTCGTGACCATTCCGAACATCCCGGATGTGCCGAAGGATCATTACACACTGGCGGGCTATCGTCCGGCAGGGGCGCGGGCGATCCGCATCGACATGCTGGAACGTCTGGCCGATCTGCTGCGCGCCAAGGACAGCCGCGCCGGGTTCGAGGCGACGCCCGACATGCTGTCGATCACCGGCATGACGCTGGAACAGTTTGCCGATCTTATGGCCGGGCTGGGCTACAAGGGCGACAAGGCCGAGCGCGTGAAACAGCGTCTGGTCGAGCCGCCGAAGCTGGCCGAAGGCGAGGTTCCGGCCCCGATTCCCGAAGAGGTTTCGGTTCTGGCGCCGCCGCCGGTCGACGAGGCCGCCGTAGCGGATGAAACTGCCCCGGCGCCCGAGATGGAAAGCTTCTACACCTTCACTTGGGCCCCGCGCCCGCGGGGCGGCGAAGGCCGTGGTCCGCGCCGCGAGGGTGCGCCGCGTGACGGGCAGGGCAATCGTGGCCCGCGCCCCGAAGGTGCTCCGCGCAACGAAAACCGGGGCGAGCGTCCGAATCGCAGCCCGCGCGATGCCAAACCGGCCGAGGGTGGCGAGCGTCCGCAGGGCGACCGTGGCCCGCGTCCCGAAGGCGGCAAGCCGCGCCATGAGGGCAAGCCGCGCCACGACGGCGGCAAGCCGGATCATCGCGGCCCGAAAGGCGGCAAACCGGATCGCGGTGGCAAGGATCACGGCAAGGGCGGCAAGACCTATGAGGCCCGGCCCCCGCGCAGCGAAAAACCCATCGACCCCGACAACCCCTTTGCCGCATTGCTGGCGCTGAAGGGCAAAGTCTGA
- a CDS encoding tetratricopeptide repeat protein: MLHNIVVAAFLLIFGSYAAAMAGEAEDKAALDRLFAELQQADAQQAGRIEDDIWRIWSRSGSPAMDLLLERGRKAMEQGDIEAATDHLTALTDHAPEFAEGWNARATVFFHAGRYGQSVADIQRTLVLNPRHFGALAGFGAILEQLERKPQALEVYRAALAIHPQMQGVLDAVKRLEAEIAGQEL, from the coding sequence ATGTTACACAATATTGTCGTAGCGGCATTTCTGCTGATCTTTGGCAGTTACGCTGCGGCGATGGCGGGCGAGGCCGAGGACAAGGCTGCGCTGGATCGGCTTTTTGCCGAATTGCAGCAGGCTGACGCACAGCAGGCCGGGCGGATCGAGGATGACATCTGGCGCATCTGGTCGCGCTCCGGTTCGCCCGCGATGGATCTGCTGCTGGAGCGTGGGCGCAAGGCGATGGAGCAGGGCGATATCGAGGCCGCGACCGATCACCTGACCGCACTGACCGATCACGCCCCCGAGTTTGCCGAAGGCTGGAACGCGCGGGCGACGGTGTTTTTTCACGCCGGGCGCTATGGGCAATCGGTGGCCGACATTCAGCGCACGCTGGTGTTGAACCCGCGCCATTTCGGGGCGCTGGCGGGATTTGGCGCAATTCTTGAACAACTGGAGCGTAAACCGCAGGCGCTTGAGGTTTACCGCGCCGCCCTTGCTATACATCCGCAGATGCAGGGGGTATTGGACGCGGTGAAGCGCCTGGAGGCCGAGATCGCCGGGCAGGAACTCTGA
- a CDS encoding SCP2 sterol-binding domain-containing protein, whose protein sequence is MSEVISAAVTALSAKVPSFDGVAKFVIPGEGAIMIDSAGVRAADEAADVTLTAEAEVFRAILDGEMNPTMAFMTGKLSVDGNMGLAMQLGAALG, encoded by the coding sequence ATGAGTGAAGTGATCAGCGCCGCCGTAACCGCCCTGTCGGCCAAAGTGCCCAGCTTTGACGGTGTGGCGAAATTCGTGATCCCCGGCGAAGGGGCCATCATGATCGACAGCGCCGGGGTGCGCGCCGCCGATGAGGCCGCCGATGTGACCCTGACCGCCGAAGCCGAGGTGTTCCGCGCGATTCTGGACGGCGAAATGAACCCGACCATGGCCTTCATGACCGGCAAACTGTCGGTGGATGGCAATATGGGTCTGGCAATGCAGCTTGGGGCTGCACTCGGCTGA
- a CDS encoding alpha/beta fold hydrolase, which translates to MQSAPLFAEIARGPEGGSAFWITARDGLRLRAGHWPPPGAARGTVLLLPGRSEYIEKYGPTAAALGAQGWHLLVIDWRGQGLSDRLHPDPLRGHVADFRDYQQDVQALLALARNLDLPEPLHLISHSMGGCIALRALHEGLPVRSAVFSAPMWGIQLLPTLQPLAATVSRLAHDRGLGHRLTPTTSRQSYISHVSFRRNLLTRDAEMFQWLRQHVTAHPELALGGPSLSWLHAALSECKALAMLASPALPAVTALGTRERIICPRSIRRRMASWPGGRLDLYLRAEHEVIMETAPHRDRFHHSAAALFEAHA; encoded by the coding sequence ATGCAATCCGCACCGCTTTTTGCGGAGATTGCGCGCGGGCCTGAGGGCGGAAGCGCCTTCTGGATCACCGCGCGCGATGGCCTGCGCCTGCGCGCGGGCCATTGGCCGCCGCCGGGGGCAGCGCGCGGCACCGTGCTGCTGCTGCCGGGCCGGTCGGAATATATCGAGAAATACGGCCCGACCGCCGCCGCCCTTGGCGCGCAGGGCTGGCATCTGCTGGTGATCGACTGGCGGGGCCAGGGCCTGTCGGACCGGCTGCACCCCGATCCGTTGCGCGGCCATGTGGCAGATTTTCGGGACTATCAGCAGGATGTGCAGGCGCTGCTGGCGCTGGCGCGGAATCTGGATCTGCCCGAGCCGCTGCATCTGATCAGTCATTCCATGGGCGGCTGCATCGCGCTGCGCGCCCTGCACGAGGGGCTGCCGGTGCGCAGCGCCGTATTTTCGGCGCCGATGTGGGGCATCCAGCTGCTCCCGACCTTGCAGCCGCTGGCCGCCACCGTGTCACGTCTGGCGCATGACCGTGGACTGGGGCATCGGCTGACCCCGACCACCTCGCGCCAGAGTTACATCAGCCATGTCAGCTTTCGCCGCAATCTGCTGACCCGCGATGCCGAGATGTTCCAGTGGCTGCGCCAGCATGTGACCGCCCATCCCGAACTGGCGCTGGGGGGGCCGTCGCTAAGTTGGCTGCATGCCGCGCTGAGTGAATGCAAGGCGCTGGCGATGCTGGCCTCGCCCGCCCTGCCCGCCGTGACGGCGCTGGGAACGCGCGAGCGCATCATCTGCCCGCGCAGCATCCGCCGCCGCATGGCAAGCTGGCCTGGAGGCCGGTTGGACCTGTATCTGCGGGCGGAACATGAGGTGATCATGGAAACGGCACCGCACCGCGACCGCTTTCACCACAGCGCCGCCGCGCTGTTCGAGGCCCATGCCTGA
- a CDS encoding proteasome-type protease yields MTYCVGLLLNEGMVLLSDTRTNAGLDNISTYRKMFIFEDPGERVITILTAGSLSVTQTTIARLREAIEEPDADGETSILKAPTLLKVAEIVGNMLAAVGQEISDKMNAMKQSASAAMIVAGQRKGGAMRLFLIYPEGNFIEATEDTPFLQIGEHKYGKPILDRVVRPDTSLADAQKAVLLSMDSTLRSNLSVGMPLDLVVIERDACQVTSRRRIEAGDEQFRAMSEAWSKALRDGFVQIAL; encoded by the coding sequence ATGACCTATTGCGTAGGCCTTTTGCTGAACGAGGGCATGGTGCTTCTGTCCGATACGCGGACGAATGCCGGGCTCGACAATATCTCGACCTATCGCAAGATGTTCATCTTCGAAGACCCCGGCGAACGGGTGATCACCATCCTGACGGCGGGCAGCCTCTCGGTGACCCAGACAACCATCGCCCGGCTGCGCGAGGCGATCGAAGAGCCGGATGCCGATGGCGAAACCTCGATCCTGAAAGCGCCCACCCTGCTGAAGGTGGCCGAAATCGTCGGCAATATGCTGGCCGCCGTCGGGCAGGAAATCAGCGACAAGATGAATGCCATGAAGCAAAGCGCCTCGGCGGCGATGATCGTGGCAGGGCAGCGCAAGGGCGGCGCGATGCGGCTGTTCCTGATCTATCCCGAAGGCAATTTCATCGAGGCGACGGAAGACACGCCCTTCCTGCAAATCGGCGAACATAAATACGGCAAACCGATTCTCGACCGGGTGGTGCGGCCCGATACCAGCCTGGCCGATGCCCAGAAAGCGGTGCTGCTGTCGATGGATTCGACGCTGCGCTCCAATCTGTCGGTCGGCATGCCGCTGGATCTGGTGGTGATCGAACGCGATGCCTGCCAGGTCACCAGCCGCCGCCGGATTGAGGCAGGCGACGAACAGTTCCGCGCCATGAGCGAGGCCTGGTCTAAGGCGCTGCGTGATGGCTTCGTGCAGATCGCCCTCTGA